CTGTGTTTTACGCATTTCCAGACGGAAAACCGCTTCACACTTTTCCTGGAAATGCTCTTGTTTTACGCATTTCCGAACGGAAAACCGCTTCACCCTTTTCCCGTAAACGCTGTAAGCCCCTCACCCACCCCAATATTGCCGGGCGGCAAGGCCGAGAGAAATTAGGCCGAAGCCGATCAGCAGCACGGCGGAGCCGCGTTGAACCCAGATCGTGAAATGGTCCGGCAATCGGCTTTTCAGCCAGACGACGGCGCCGCAGAGTGCAAACCACCAGATCAGCGAGCCGAGAAACACGCCTGCAACCAGAAAGAACGGGCTGACTTCGCCGGTATCGGCGAGACCCGCGCCTGCAAAGAGCGCTGCGAAACCGAAGATCGTCGCAGGATTGGTAATCGTCAGCCCGAAGGTGGACATGGTGGTGCGGATAAAATCGCTGGCCTTGATCTGTGCTGCCGGTCGCGGTGGCCGCGCTGCAAGCATGCGGATACCGATCAGCAAAATCAGCGTGCCACCGACCAGTTTTAGCGGCAGTGATATTTCAGCCAGCAGATCCTGCATGGCGGCAAAGCCCGCTGCGGCAGCAATGGCGAAGACCATGTCGCCGATGGCAGCTCCAAGCCCGGCGGAGACCCCATGCCAGAAACCGCGCTCCATGGTGCGGTTGATACAGAGCGTGCCGATTGGCCCAATGGGTGCGGCCACGGCAATGCCGAGCAACACGCCCTTGAGCAGCAGGATAATCAGCATGTTTTTCTCCGTCACAGAGGCCTTATCCGTGACGGATGAAAGCAGAAACAGTCATGTACCGGCAGTGCGGCGAGCCTTGACGAGGCATAACGTCGAGAACCCCATTCGGTTCGCAAATTATGCCGCGCCTGCACTGCAAAGGCCCAAGAGCACGGGCAAGGAGCACGGGCCAAAGACGCTGTACTGCATAATGCTTCAAACCGGAACCGATTAAAGGAAGAGATGGAACTGCAATACGAGCGCGGAACCACAATTTTAACGACCTCAAGTCTTGCGAGATGCCAGCCGACCGTGCAACGGTTTTGCCTGGTTAAAACATGTCTCCCGAAACAGTGCGACGGCTTCGGGAGAAAGATATGCGAAAACAAAATCCTATAGCATGTCAGATGAATCCATAATCATGTCGTCGCTATAGGAAACAGGATTGGCACAGGTGAGGAGGCAACATGGCAGAGAGACAAAGCGCACCACCAGCGGGCGAAAATAGCGGTGATATGGCGCGCCGACTGCGCTCCATTTTCAGCGGCTCCATCGGCAATATGGTCGAATATTACGATTTTTACGTCTATTCCGCCTTTTCGCTGTATTTCGCGCCCGCTTTTTTTCCCAATAGCGATCCGACTGCGCAATTGCTCAACAGTGCCGGTATCTTTGCCGTCGGCTTTATCATGCGGCCTGTCGGCGGTTGGTTTTTTGGGGTCTATGCCGATAGCAAAGGGCGTAAATCCGCGCTGACGCTTTCGGTCTTGCTGATGTGTTTCGGGTCTTTGCTGATCGCGGTGACGCCGGGCTTTGCGACGATCGGCTATGCCGCCCCCGCCATCCTGATGCTGGCCCGCATGTTGCAGGGCCTCAGCCTTGGCGGAGAATACGGCACCAGCGCCACCTATCTTTCCGAAATGGCGACGAAAGAGCGGCGCGGCTTCTATTCGAGCTTCCAATATGTGACGCTGATCAGCGGGCAGCTTTGCGCCATTCTGGTCCTGTTGCTGCTGCAAAAGCTGCTGCTAACGGGTGAGGAGCTGGAGGCCTGGGGCTGGCGCATTCCCTTCGTCATCGGCGGCGCACTGGCGATTATCGCCCTCTTCTTACGCCGCAACATGGCCGAAACCGAACAATTCCAGCGTGCGTCGGAAAAGGTGCGGACCAATCCACTGCGCGAACTGATGAAATATCCACGGCAGGTCTTCACGGTCATTGGCCTGACCCTGGGCGGCACTGTCGCCTTCTACACCTATACGACCTATATGCAGAAATTCCTTGTGAACACCGTGCATCTCAGCAAGGACGATTCGACACTGGTGTCGGCAGGCGCGCTGTTTTTCTACATGTGCCTTCAACCCCTCGTCGGATTGCTGTCCGACAAGATTGGCCGCAGACCGATCTTGATCGCCTTCGGCGTACTCGGCACGCTTTGCACCGTGCCGCTGCTAACCACGTTGAGCACGGCCTCCAATGCGCTGGAAGCCTTTTTCATCATCATAGCGGCGCTGGTCATCGTATCCGGCTATACCGCCATCAACGCGGTGGTGAAGGCCGAACTGTTTCCAACCGGGGTTCGGGCGCTGGGGGTTGGCCTGCCCTATGCACTCACCGTGTCGATCTTCGGTGGCACAGCCGAATATGTCGCATTATGGTTCAAGCAGGCTGGCCATGAAAGCTGGTTCTACTGGTATGTGTCGGGATGTATCGCGGTCTCGCTGATCGTCTATGCCGTGATGCCGGATACACAAAAAACCTCCCATATCGACAGAGAAGCAATGTGAGCGGCGGACTTCAAACCTCCAGGAATTGCCTGAAAGGCCATGAAAAACCCCGCCCGGCATAGCCTGGGCGGGGTAACCAGAGGTTGGGGGCCGACGATCCGGCTCCGATAGGGGGGGTCGAAACCCTCACATCAGCCCCACTCACGAACGAGTGGCGAACCGATAAGTTCCACCGCATTCATCTAGGATTTCCTTAATGATCCTGTTTTATTTTAGCAGAGCTTAAAAGCCACGGCTCTTTCGAGATTTTTGGATCGATTATACGATTTGAAATGATCGTAGTGACATGCAACCACGCTTCGCGCACCGGCCGCGATAACCACAATCATGCCTCGTGCGGGAGGAGGCCCATCATGACCAAACCGAGCTTTCGGTTCACCCATTACGACCTGAAGGAATTGCGGGCGGGCACTATTCTGGAAGTCCAGCTGAATGCCATCAACAATGTCCGGCTGATGACCGCCACCAATTTCCAGCGCTTCAAGGAAGGACTGGATTACAAATTTGCTGGTGGCGTCGCCAAGAAGGCTCCAGTCAAAATCGTCGTTCCCGAGCAAGCCCACTGGCACCTGATCGTCGATATGGAAGGTCATCATGGCCTGGCGGAATCCTCGGTAAAGATGGTCGCACCGCCAGTGAAATCCAAAAAGGCGAGCTGACACCGCTATAGCGTCGAACTCAAGCGCGCGCAGCCCTCAACACGTCATAGGCGGCCTGCATGTCTACGAAACGCGCCGCGCGGCGCGCTTCCGATTCCATGTCGCTGCCCCAGTGCTCATCCGTCCAGTTTTCATCCAGATGTGCGAGATCCCAGGCTTCAAACAGGCTCAGATGACCATCGGCCAGAGCTAGCGCCAGGATAGCGGACCCCGTCAGCGTCGTCATCACATGCAGGCTGGCGAGCGCCACACCATCGCTGTAGCGCTGCAATGCCCGCTCGAAAGCCTCGATTGCTTCTGATGGCTGCGGTTGATGAATGATGCCGCTGATCTGAATAACCCGTGCGCCATGCGTATCGGCAAGCCAGCCCAGCACCGGGTCCCATTTTGCACCCTGACGCTCCACCAGCTCCTGAGGCGCATCGGCTCGGTAGCACAGCATGTCATTGCCGCAGAACCGGACAATATCGTCCAACACCTCTTGCGTATTGGCGCTGACAGCATCAAGCGCCGTATTCACCAGCCGGGTAACCGGCATCGTTGCGGGATCGATGAACTCACCTTGCTCCTGCCATTCGCCAGCAACCAACGCAGCCAAAGGCTCGGTCGGCAGCACGAGGGCGTTGCGGGCTGGTGTCTTGACCGTCTTGCCATCCAGAAGCACTGCATGACCGTCCTGCCCCGCTGCAACGGTCACGTCTTTATAAAAGCGCTTCGGCAAGGGCTTTTTCATCTGGATCTGCGCCCGGCGTACCGGATCAGGATCGCTCAATTCAGGCGTCAGGCCCTCGAAAATATCACGCATGATGGTCACTCACAAAATATGGGCAAGAAGCTCGTCAGCCCGATCTACGACGAAATGCGCACCGCTGGCCTTCAATTGGTCGGTGCTGGCGCTGCCCCAACTGACGCCGATTGCCTTGACGCCAGCGCTTCTGGCCATTTGCATATCGTAGATCGCGTCACCGATCACCACGGTATCTTTCAAGTCCATCCCGGTTTCGTCGCAGCACTCCGTCACCATGGCCGGATGCGGTTTGGACGGACAATCGTCTGCCGTACGCGACACAGTGAAATAGGACTGAAAACCGTGGGCGTCGAGAACATAGTTCAAGCCGCGCCGGGATTTGCCGGTCACAGCACCGATCAGGATCTCGTCTTCCGCAGCCAGCCGCTCGATCAACGCGCGGATACCGTCAAACAGCGGTTCGCTATAGCCGGGTGCCTGGCGCACTTCGGTAAACAGCGATTTGTAATGGTCCCGCATGGCCACCGCTTCGTCATCGATATGCTGCTTGCCGTCGATACGGGCGATGGCGATGTCCAGCGTCAGACCCATGATGCTTTTGGTGGCGGCCAGCGTCGGTTCCGGCTTGCCGAAAGCAAGAAACGTCCGGCGCATGCTCTCGTGAATGGTCCCAGCGCTATCGATCAAGGTACCATCGCAATCGAACAGGACCAGTTTCATGCAAAGTCACCGCCATTTTCCATGTCCAGGCCGAGAAGATTCCAGGTCTGCACCATATGCGGCGGCAAGGGCGCGGTGATGCGCAGGCGACCGCCATCGGGATGGGGAATATCGATATGGCGGGCATGCAGATGCAGCCGCTTCTGGACGCCGCCCGGGAAATCCCAGTTGGGATCATCGATATAATATTTCGGGTCGCCGATGATCGGATGGCCGATATGCAGGGCGTGGAGGCGCAGCTGATGGGTACGGCCCGTATAGGGTTCCATTTCCAGCCAGGCGAGGCTTTGCGCCGCTGTTTCCAGCACACGATAATAGGAAACAGCGTGATCGGCACCGTCTTCGCCGTGGCGGGCGATGCGCATGCGGTCACCGTCTTCGGTCTGTTCCTTGACCACCCAGGTGGATATCTTGTCGTCATGCTTGCGCGGCACGCCCTTGACCAGCGCCCAATAGGTCTTCTTGGTGTCGCGTTCACGAAACGCTGCCGTCAGTTTCTGCGCGGCACCACGGGTGCGGGCCACTACGAGCACGCCTGATGTATCACGGTCAAGGCGGTGCACGAGACGCGGCTTTTCGCCCTTCTTGCTGGTCCAGGCTTCAAGCATCTGGTCGATATGGCGGTTGAGGCCGGAGCCACCCTGCACGGCCAGACCGGCGGGCTTGTTTAGCACGAAGACTTTTTCATCCTCATGCAGCAACATGCGCGC
This region of Agrobacterium vitis genomic DNA includes:
- a CDS encoding DUF1883 domain-containing protein, whose protein sequence is MTKPSFRFTHYDLKELRAGTILEVQLNAINNVRLMTATNFQRFKEGLDYKFAGGVAKKAPVKIVVPEQAHWHLIVDMEGHHGLAESSVKMVAPPVKSKKAS
- a CDS encoding MFS transporter; this encodes MAERQSAPPAGENSGDMARRLRSIFSGSIGNMVEYYDFYVYSAFSLYFAPAFFPNSDPTAQLLNSAGIFAVGFIMRPVGGWFFGVYADSKGRKSALTLSVLLMCFGSLLIAVTPGFATIGYAAPAILMLARMLQGLSLGGEYGTSATYLSEMATKERRGFYSSFQYVTLISGQLCAILVLLLLQKLLLTGEELEAWGWRIPFVIGGALAIIALFLRRNMAETEQFQRASEKVRTNPLRELMKYPRQVFTVIGLTLGGTVAFYTYTTYMQKFLVNTVHLSKDDSTLVSAGALFFYMCLQPLVGLLSDKIGRRPILIAFGVLGTLCTVPLLTTLSTASNALEAFFIIIAALVIVSGYTAINAVVKAELFPTGVRALGVGLPYALTVSIFGGTAEYVALWFKQAGHESWFYWYVSGCIAVSLIVYAVMPDTQKTSHIDREAM
- a CDS encoding ATP12 family chaperone protein: MRDIFEGLTPELSDPDPVRRAQIQMKKPLPKRFYKDVTVAAGQDGHAVLLDGKTVKTPARNALVLPTEPLAALVAGEWQEQGEFIDPATMPVTRLVNTALDAVSANTQEVLDDIVRFCGNDMLCYRADAPQELVERQGAKWDPVLGWLADTHGARVIQISGIIHQPQPSEAIEAFERALQRYSDGVALASLHVMTTLTGSAILALALADGHLSLFEAWDLAHLDENWTDEHWGSDMESEARRAARFVDMQAAYDVLRAARA
- a CDS encoding HAD-IA family hydrolase: MKLVLFDCDGTLIDSAGTIHESMRRTFLAFGKPEPTLAATKSIMGLTLDIAIARIDGKQHIDDEAVAMRDHYKSLFTEVRQAPGYSEPLFDGIRALIERLAAEDEILIGAVTGKSRRGLNYVLDAHGFQSYFTVSRTADDCPSKPHPAMVTECCDETGMDLKDTVVIGDAIYDMQMARSAGVKAIGVSWGSASTDQLKASGAHFVVDRADELLAHIL
- a CDS encoding RluA family pseudouridine synthase, whose translation is MAGIEHITVGPDEAGMRLDRWFKIHYPGLGFGPLQKLMRSGQVRVDGGRVKTDARVQPGQVVRVPPMDVDAKTPKSGPIASHDLKHAGDGELLARMLLHEDEKVFVLNKPAGLAVQGGSGLNRHIDQMLEAWTSKKGEKPRLVHRLDRDTSGVLVVARTRGAAQKLTAAFRERDTKKTYWALVKGVPRKHDDKISTWVVKEQTEDGDRMRIARHGEDGADHAVSYYRVLETAAQSLAWLEMEPYTGRTHQLRLHALHIGHPIIGDPKYYIDDPNWDFPGGVQKRLHLHARHIDIPHPDGGRLRITAPLPPHMVQTWNLLGLDMENGGDFA
- a CDS encoding LysE family translocator, with the translated sequence MLIILLLKGVLLGIAVAAPIGPIGTLCINRTMERGFWHGVSAGLGAAIGDMVFAIAAAAGFAAMQDLLAEISLPLKLVGGTLILLIGIRMLAARPPRPAAQIKASDFIRTTMSTFGLTITNPATIFGFAALFAGAGLADTGEVSPFFLVAGVFLGSLIWWFALCGAVVWLKSRLPDHFTIWVQRGSAVLLIGFGLISLGLAARQYWGG